A genomic segment from Peribacillus sp. ACCC06369 encodes:
- a CDS encoding acetyltransferase: MKKIVIIGAGGHSKVVQDIIEATGEYRLMAILDDQYEVLKKKGNIYLGPILCFKSLFIHFECKVIIAIGRNDLRLKIVNKLNLDVMDYETVIHPTAVVGENVSIGKGTVIMPNVVLNADARVGNHVIVNTSSVIEHDTQLNDFIHIAPSATLTGAVMIGTGTLIGAGSTVIPNITIGVWCTIGAGSTVIKDIPHASTAVGSPARIIK, from the coding sequence TTGAAGAAAATCGTAATAATCGGTGCAGGCGGGCACTCAAAAGTTGTGCAAGATATTATTGAAGCAACGGGTGAGTATCGGCTCATGGCTATTTTGGATGATCAATACGAAGTGCTGAAAAAAAAGGGAAATATATATCTTGGCCCCATCTTATGCTTTAAAAGCTTGTTTATCCATTTTGAATGTAAAGTAATTATTGCGATAGGCAGGAATGATTTAAGGTTAAAAATCGTAAACAAGCTGAATTTAGATGTAATGGATTATGAGACAGTCATTCACCCCACTGCTGTAGTGGGTGAAAATGTATCGATAGGAAAAGGAACAGTCATTATGCCGAATGTCGTCTTGAACGCGGACGCGAGAGTGGGGAATCACGTCATCGTTAATACGTCTTCTGTCATTGAGCACGATACTCAGCTTAATGACTTTATCCATATAGCTCCTAGTGCAACCCTGACTGGAGCTGTCATGATCGGAACTGGAACCTTGATAGGGGCTGGATCTACCGTTATACCAAACATCACGATAGGTGTATGGTGTACGATTGGGGCCGGATCGACCGTTATTAAAGACATTCCTCATGCATCTACCGCTGTTGGGTCCCCAGCAAGGATAATAAAATAA
- a CDS encoding aminotransferase class I/II-fold pyridoxal phosphate-dependent enzyme, producing MEYKRLYLSPPHMSGNEQMYISQAFETNWIAPLGPNVNALEEGFAKYAGTKGALAVSSGTAAIHLALQVLGVTSGDTVFCSSLTFIASANPIVYQGAKPVFIDSESDTWNMSPKALEMAFEDARKKREIPKAVILVHLFGQSAKLDEIKSICRKYKVALIEDAAESLGSTYKGKQTGAFGDIGIYSLNGNKIISTSGGGMLVSNNEDFLHKALYLSTQARDPAIHYQHSAIGYNYRLSNILAGIGRAQLDVLDERVKARREIFARYKKSLANIAGITFMPELKDTMGNRWMTALTIDDKITGVRYSDVINALEARNIESRPVWKPLHLQPIFKDAAFFSESGDKSISTMLFEQGLCLPSGSGMTLEDQERVVKIVKEVIEPSKIAR from the coding sequence ATGGAGTATAAAAGATTGTATCTTTCGCCTCCTCATATGAGTGGGAATGAACAAATGTACATTAGCCAAGCGTTCGAGACAAATTGGATTGCGCCTCTAGGACCGAACGTAAATGCTTTGGAAGAAGGATTTGCCAAATATGCAGGCACTAAAGGGGCATTGGCAGTAAGTTCAGGGACAGCAGCTATTCATTTGGCATTGCAAGTATTGGGAGTCACCAGTGGTGATACCGTATTCTGTTCTTCATTAACTTTTATAGCCAGTGCAAATCCTATCGTATATCAAGGGGCGAAGCCTGTCTTTATTGATTCTGAATCAGATACTTGGAATATGTCTCCTAAAGCATTGGAAATGGCTTTTGAAGACGCTAGGAAAAAACGGGAAATTCCAAAGGCTGTCATTTTAGTGCATCTATTTGGTCAGAGTGCAAAGCTGGATGAGATCAAGAGCATTTGCAGGAAATATAAAGTTGCTTTGATAGAGGATGCTGCAGAATCCCTTGGTAGTACGTATAAGGGGAAGCAAACAGGAGCGTTTGGTGACATAGGGATTTATTCGTTGAACGGAAATAAAATCATTTCAACTTCTGGTGGGGGCATGCTTGTTTCAAATAACGAAGATTTTTTGCATAAAGCTCTCTATCTATCTACTCAAGCACGTGACCCAGCCATTCATTACCAGCATAGCGCAATTGGATATAACTATCGTTTAAGTAACATTCTAGCTGGAATTGGCCGTGCCCAATTGGATGTATTGGATGAGCGTGTAAAAGCACGGAGAGAAATCTTTGCTCGGTATAAAAAGTCGTTGGCAAACATAGCAGGCATCACCTTCATGCCCGAGTTAAAAGATACGATGGGGAATCGCTGGATGACGGCTTTAACAATAGACGACAAAATTACTGGAGTACGCTACAGTGATGTGATTAATGCGTTAGAAGCAAGAAATATTGAATCAAGGCCTGTCTGGAAACCATTACATTTACAACCCATCTTTAAAGATGCAGCATTTTTTTCAGAAAGCGGCGATAAAAGCATTTCAACTATGTTATTTGAACAAGGTCTATGTTTACCATCCGGTTCCGGCATGACATTAGAAGATCAAGAGCGGGTTGTGAAAATCGTAAAGGAAGTAATTGAACCGTCCAAAATAGCTCGATGA
- a CDS encoding FadR/GntR family transcriptional regulator, which yields MTISKTNRLSLVEQVVSQIESLIQSGEWQIGKQIPPEMDLIQQFDVSRNTLREAVRSLVYAGLLVTKQGKGTFVRSSSTLGAAFQRRIQQSSLLETLEVRHALEREGAQLAALRRNQEDIERLRFYINACSEAAEAKDIKAYEEADIQLHKSIMGSSHNDLLIDLYEHMDDSLHDSIHQIVEMSSDANLHLNIHCNLVDAIIEQDVNRAIETVNEYIAQFKKSLE from the coding sequence TTGACCATATCTAAAACAAATCGCTTATCACTTGTAGAGCAAGTGGTTTCCCAAATTGAATCCTTAATCCAATCAGGCGAATGGCAAATTGGAAAGCAGATTCCACCTGAAATGGATTTGATTCAACAGTTCGATGTAAGCAGAAATACATTAAGAGAAGCTGTACGATCACTTGTTTATGCTGGTCTTTTAGTAACGAAACAAGGAAAGGGGACATTTGTAAGGTCATCAAGTACCTTGGGGGCTGCATTTCAAAGAAGGATTCAGCAGTCAAGTTTATTGGAAACATTAGAGGTCCGTCATGCCCTTGAAAGAGAGGGAGCCCAGTTAGCGGCATTAAGACGGAACCAAGAAGATATAGAACGATTGCGGTTTTATATAAATGCATGCAGTGAAGCTGCTGAAGCAAAGGATATCAAGGCTTACGAAGAAGCGGATATACAGTTACATAAATCGATTATGGGTTCATCACATAATGATTTATTGATTGATTTATACGAACATATGGATGACTCCCTGCATGATTCCATCCATCAGATAGTCGAGATGAGTTCTGATGCGAACCTACATTTGAACATTCATTGTAACCTAGTAGATGCCATCATCGAACAAGATGTGAACCGGGCAATCGAAACAGTGAATGAATACATTGCACAATTCAAGAAATCTTTAGAGTAA
- a CDS encoding helix-turn-helix domain-containing protein has protein sequence MKINKVKGDCMNRFNDRYSKLLYHLFYEDNWCSLNELSKKTGYSKSTLWRDILHMSSNLPPQWKIEKNEVQGVRLLKPKNGTLEELWFHLKSENTYFQTLELILFNNGVTIKYITQKVHISRSTVYRQLEKIEEVLKSAEVQLSNSPFKIVGDEKKVRRFIMQYVEYMSGNLNDFITSFNLKEFQDTLLELLKEHSTSLHMGAIQRLAIILHISNIRITHNSFVTFPKVVIDENETSKAFEISKKLFKFMEKCPNREKQIREILFLSLYLMSEEMSLNRTQELRYIRSKLNSDSGKPLSQFLSNLSKKIGLDVSQDDIFMYEFAQTLRGISFDFQLKTDTRINNILQFVPYFEKNPLFGIIEEIAKYISEEFTISFENIEILEIFMLVQASILRKKNQMVIETALICRSYVEKDYIREVLKHHFGNQLNIYVMDFSDIDSLFRKNGFDILITTDLGQLINIEHIPVYKVSSFPTPSELKEIKMFTRKNFIDRYGLNPNILYPFEEDID, from the coding sequence ATGAAAATCAATAAAGTTAAAGGTGATTGTATGAATCGATTTAATGACCGTTATTCAAAACTGCTGTATCATTTATTTTATGAGGATAACTGGTGTAGTTTAAACGAACTATCAAAAAAAACAGGTTATTCGAAAAGCACTTTATGGCGGGATATATTACATATGAGTTCCAATCTTCCACCTCAATGGAAAATTGAAAAGAATGAAGTTCAGGGCGTAAGATTATTGAAACCTAAAAACGGCACCTTGGAGGAACTTTGGTTTCATCTTAAAAGCGAAAATACCTATTTTCAAACCTTGGAATTGATTCTTTTTAACAATGGAGTAACGATAAAATACATTACTCAAAAAGTACATATTAGTCGCTCCACAGTGTACCGCCAGTTAGAGAAAATAGAAGAAGTATTAAAAAGTGCCGAAGTTCAATTATCGAATAGTCCTTTTAAAATTGTTGGGGATGAAAAAAAGGTTAGGCGATTCATCATGCAGTATGTAGAGTATATGTCGGGCAATTTAAATGACTTTATTACATCTTTTAATCTTAAGGAGTTTCAAGACACTCTATTGGAGCTATTGAAGGAACATTCAACTTCTTTGCATATGGGTGCAATACAAAGACTAGCGATAATCCTTCATATTTCTAACATTCGCATAACACATAATAGTTTTGTGACATTCCCAAAAGTGGTAATTGATGAAAATGAAACATCCAAAGCATTTGAAATATCAAAGAAACTTTTCAAGTTCATGGAAAAATGTCCAAATAGGGAGAAACAGATTCGAGAAATTTTATTTCTTTCTTTATATCTAATGAGCGAAGAAATGTCTTTAAACCGTACCCAAGAGCTTCGGTACATTCGTTCCAAACTTAATTCGGATAGCGGTAAGCCTTTAAGTCAATTTCTAAGTAATTTATCTAAAAAAATTGGGTTGGATGTTTCTCAGGACGATATTTTCATGTATGAATTTGCGCAAACTCTTCGTGGGATCTCCTTTGATTTTCAATTAAAAACAGATACTAGAATAAATAATATTTTACAATTCGTTCCTTATTTTGAAAAAAACCCGTTATTCGGAATTATTGAAGAAATAGCAAAATATATCTCGGAAGAATTTACTATTTCTTTTGAAAATATAGAAATATTAGAAATATTCATGCTGGTCCAAGCTTCAATCTTAAGAAAAAAAAACCAGATGGTTATAGAGACAGCATTAATTTGTCGTTCATATGTAGAGAAAGATTATATTCGTGAGGTATTAAAACATCATTTTGGAAACCAGCTTAATATTTATGTAATGGATTTTTCCGATATAGATTCACTTTTCAGAAAAAATGGTTTTGATATTTTAATAACCACGGATTTAGGGCAGTTAATTAATATTGAGCACATTCCTGTTTATAAAGTTTCTTCATTTCCAACTCCTTCAGAATTAAAAGAAATCAAGATGTTCACTCGAAAGAATTTTATTGATAGGTATGGTTTAAACCCTAATATCTTATATCCATTTGAAGAAGATATTGATTGA
- a CDS encoding MFS transporter — MDIKPRFGLLIMGIILLGANLRAPLTSVGPLVTSIRDNLGISNTLSGSLTTLPLLSFALLSPFAPRIARRFGMELTLFLSLILLTIGIGIRSVGGVQTLFIGTILIGLAIAIGNVLLPSLIKHNFARNIGLMTGTYAVSMNLCGAIGSGISIPIASSSGLGWAGALGCWGILSIITIFFWMPQLRRPFKSGKDVQTAQKFKKINLWRSGLAWQITFFMGLQSFIFYTVITWMPEILEQKGLNADEAGWMLSIMQLAVIPITFIVPILAGRLQSQRLLVVPPVIFLITGIFGILYGSTLFIPVCMILIGIGVGTIFSLSMMFFSLRTQNTHEATELSGMAQSFGYLLSAIGPILFGLLHDVTHSWTIPLLMLVVISALIFIVGMRAGKNEYVTTQ, encoded by the coding sequence ATGGATATTAAACCCAGATTTGGACTACTCATCATGGGGATCATTCTCCTTGGGGCCAATCTAAGGGCTCCCTTAACATCGGTTGGCCCCCTTGTCACTTCGATCCGTGATAATTTGGGGATATCCAATACACTATCAGGTTCATTAACGACATTACCTTTGCTTTCTTTCGCATTACTATCACCATTTGCACCTAGGATAGCACGGCGTTTTGGAATGGAGCTCACCCTTTTCCTATCTTTGATATTATTAACGATCGGGATTGGGATACGCTCCGTTGGCGGAGTGCAGACATTGTTCATAGGGACCATTTTAATCGGGTTAGCCATCGCAATCGGCAATGTATTGTTACCCAGTCTGATTAAACATAACTTTGCCAGGAATATCGGTTTGATGACAGGGACTTATGCAGTGTCCATGAATTTATGTGGCGCAATAGGTTCCGGGATCAGCATTCCCATTGCTTCTTCATCAGGATTGGGATGGGCTGGTGCCCTTGGATGTTGGGGGATTTTATCTATTATTACAATTTTCTTTTGGATGCCGCAATTAAGACGGCCATTCAAGTCAGGTAAAGATGTACAAACGGCTCAAAAGTTTAAAAAGATTAACTTATGGCGTTCTGGTTTAGCCTGGCAGATCACTTTTTTCATGGGATTGCAATCTTTTATCTTCTATACAGTCATTACCTGGATGCCGGAAATCCTGGAGCAAAAAGGCCTTAACGCTGATGAAGCTGGTTGGATGCTATCCATCATGCAGCTTGCAGTCATTCCTATAACATTCATTGTGCCAATTTTAGCTGGCCGCTTACAAAGTCAGCGTCTGTTAGTGGTCCCACCTGTCATCTTCCTTATTACAGGGATATTCGGCATATTGTACGGCAGCACTCTATTCATCCCAGTATGCATGATATTGATCGGGATTGGAGTCGGTACCATATTCAGTTTATCCATGATGTTCTTTAGTCTTCGAACACAAAATACCCATGAAGCTACAGAATTATCAGGAATGGCTCAATCATTCGGGTACCTCTTATCTGCCATTGGACCAATATTATTCGGATTGCTTCATGACGTTACACACAGCTGGACAATTCCCTTATTAATGTTGGTAGTAATATCTGCACTTATATTTATTGTTGGAATGCGTGCAGGGAAAAATGAATATGTTACAACTCAATAA